The Argopecten irradians isolate NY chromosome 4, Ai_NY, whole genome shotgun sequence genome has a window encoding:
- the LOC138320919 gene encoding uncharacterized protein, translated as MLKNPRSICHYFNTENGCRFGTNCKFSHTTIPLSNPANINKNETVKEKPDFNPRSTTLHFDDLPVGQSHEEPVKTSRPTSSASRTSSENRPRLNQNDLSVRKRVTHSQILERSSQVSSVDTEEDHHNEGETKPCFQFTRYGHCRFGTKCKFSHEDNLKKTGQDGEKKETKRVTTPSSKLRTEPTPQVVKPDESEKKVKTQVTCRYFIGGRCRSGNKCRFYHPRGNEKLGGISAYKTSHEGEEALEENPSMGTGERKQMKSSRITVNPREAFKPPALRREIRRDNVGQDVIKKLKTTELEQLKKRFPTDKLDIVRESDDGDNVYCLHFKPTDPDWPFDVNVYDIQLTFPSNYPVQMFKAELPTDQDLPETVRRYISASICEWLDDKEKELESRGVLELTFRPFIHWLDKDIEEIVTEGLRQLQREMMAKAAGFEFIPASVLRERIRGKNSGGSEEDEEETSEEDSDSGKEMENVIVYRKKNEEEVYHGPEAVGSDEEETDDDMDAVTGKFETANMNTDERKGTEIRLRNLVLRETISTMTYTQIKIIVQCSRCKSNTDLLTPSGRVNMIPCFKCHSQMLLIFRPAMMHSYSSIMGYLDLEGCVPFDLLLQDSAYKLGCMNCNKETKVDSLYPGQSMDSWCKSCHQKMRVSAEDAKFTVLLPTAVETETSKIHEVSVKKVKRIVKDPVIKYGNPLPDNGTCKHYKKSFRWFRFPCCGKCYACDLCHEEGEDGHEMVLANRMICGFCCREQPFALEKPCMSCGHSMTKSSTSHWEGGMGCRDKIKMSKNDSQKYSSMNKTISRKATEKHQPNKKKNTKLRHSSK; from the exons ATGTTAAAAAACCCACGCAGTATTTGTCATTATTTCAATACTGAGAACGGTTGTAGGTTTGGGACTAACTGTAAGTTTTCACACACCACCATTCCACTTTCTAACCCTgctaatataaataaaaatgaaacagtAAAGGAAAAACCCGACTTCAATCCACGGTCAACAACTTTACACTTCGACGATCTACCTGTTGGTCAAAGCCATGAAGAACCAGTAAAAACCTCAAGACCAACATCTTCTGCTTCAAGGACGTCTTCAGAAAACCGCCCACGATTAAATCAAAATGATCTATCAGTAAGAAAGAGAGTTACCCATTCACAAATATTGGAAAGGAGTAGCCAAGTTTCTTCAGTAGACACTGAAGAAGATCATCATAATGAAGGTGAAACAAAGCCTTGTTTTCAATTCACTAGATATGGACACTGTAGATTTGGCACTAAATGTAAATTTAGTCATGAAGATAATTTGAAGAAAACTGGCCAAGATGGAGAGAAAAAAGAAACCAAACGGGTGACAACACCTTCATCAAAATTGAGAACAGAACCCACACCACAAGTGGTCAAACCTGATGAGTCGGAGAAGAAAGTAAAAACTCAAGTGACCTGTCGTTATTTCATTGGTGGTCGATGCAGAAGTGGAAACAAATGTAGGTTTTATCATCCACGTGGAAATGAAAAACTAGGTGGAATTTCTGCTTACAAAACTTCCCATGAGGGAGAAGAGGCTTTAGAAGAAAATCCAAGTATGGGTACTGGTGAAAGAAAGCAGATGAAAAGCTCCAGAATCACTGTAAACCCCAGAGAAGCTTTTAAACCACCAGCATTAAGAAGAGAAATCAGGCGTGACAATGTTGGTCAGGATGTCATAAAAAAACTGAAGACAACCGAACTTGAACAACTGAAGAAAAGATTTCCCACAGATAAGCTTGACATCGTAAGAGAATCAGATGATGGGGATAATGTCTACTGTCTACACTTCAAACCAACTGACCCTGACTGG CCATTCGATGTCAATGTCTATGACATTCAGCTGACATTTCCTTCCAACTACCCTGTTCAG ATGTTTAAGGCAGAATTACCAACTGATCAAGACCTTCCTGAAACTGTAAGGAG gtatatatcagCATCTATTTGTGAGTGGTTGGACGATAAAGAAAAAGAACTAGAGAGTCGTGGTGTCCTGGAGCTCACATTCCGCCCATTCATTCACTGGCTGGATAAAGATATTGAGGAAATTGTAACCGAGGGCCTCAGACAG ttacaaagaGAGATGATGGCTAAGGCTGCTGGTTTTGAGTTCATCCCTGCAAGTGTTTTGAGGGAGCGAATAAGGGGAAAGAACTCTGGCGGATCAGAGGAGGATGAGGAGGAGACAAGTGAGGAGGACAGTGACTCGGGGAAAGAAATGGAGAATGTTATTGTATATAGGAAGAAAAATGAGGAGGAAGTCTATCATG GTCCAGAGGCAGTCGGTTCAGACGAAGAAGAAACGGATGATGATATGGATGCTGTCACAGGAAAGTTTGAAACGGCTAATATGAATACAGATGAAAGGAAGGGAACAGAGATCCGACTTCGTAATCTGGTGTTAAGGGAGACCATATCTACAATGACCTACACCCAAATTAAGATTATTGTGCAGTGTTCCCGCTGTAAGAGTAACACAGACCTCCTCACCCCATCGGGCAGGGTCAACATGATCCCATGTTTTAAGTGTCATTCTCAGATGCTGTTGATCTTCAGACCAGCCATGATGCACTCATACTCCTCCATCATGGGCTACCTTGACCTTGAGGGCTGTGTGCCCTTTGATCTCCTTCTTCAGGACTCTGCGTACAAACTTGGCTGTATGAATTGCAACAAGGAGACTAAAGTTGAT AGCTTATATCCAGGCCAGTCAATGGACAGCTGGTGTAAGTCTTGCCACCAGAAAATGCGAGTGTCTGCAGAGGATGCCAAGTTTACAGTACTTCTGCCTACAGCTGTAGAAACAG AAACCAGCAAAATTCATGAGGTCAGTGTTAAGAAAGTAAAACGGATTGTCAAGGACCCTGTCATTAAGTATGGAAATCCTCTACCAGATAACGGCACATGCAAACACTACAAGAAAAGCTTCCGTTGGTTTAG GTTCCCGTGTTGTGGGAAGTGTTACGCCTGCGACCTGTGCCACGAGGAGGGGGAGGACGGCCATGAGATGGTTCTGGCCAATCGTATGATTTGTGGTTTCTGCTGTAGAGAACAACCATTTGCTCTGGAGAAACCATGCATGTCCTGTGGTCACTCAATGACCAAGTCCAGTACCTCACATTGGGAAGGTGGAATGGGCTGTCGGGACAAAATCAAAATGAGCAA aaatgacTCTCAGAAGTACTCGAGCATGAACAAGACGATCTCTAGGAAAGCCACGGAGAAACATCAaccaaataaaaagaaaaacaccAAGCTTAGGCATTCTTCCAAGTAG